A window of Macaca thibetana thibetana isolate TM-01 chromosome 7, ASM2454274v1, whole genome shotgun sequence genomic DNA:
acgCCAGGCGCAGAAAGACAattatcacatgttctcacttagatgTGGGAGCAAAAGAAGTTGATTTCATGGtggtagaaagtagaatgataggAAGGGTGTGGGGGGAAAGAGCAGTGgggaagagaagttggttaatgtgtacaaaccaacagttagatagaaggaataagttctaatgtttaaTAGCGGGGGAGGGTGACTATGGTTAAAacgtattttatatttcaaaatatctagaagagatGACTTTAAATATTCCCAAgacacagaaatgataaaaacACAAGGTGATGGATATACTAAATACcgacttgatcattacatatcCTGTGCATGTAACAAAAccccccataaatatgtacaaaatactatgaatcaattaaaaaaatacaagcacatttaaaagaaaacacctGTAATATGAATAAACAGGTAATAAGTAAAAATGGATAGATACATATTAATGAACTGAAGTCACTGCCTACAACTGGCTTGCACAAACTAAAATGTAAGGTAGAAACCATAACTATTAGCGAAACcacatttaactttaaaaattataaaaatctctACTATGGCTTTCAGATAATAGCGAGAATTTCCGTTCTCCCTTTTGCAAAGTgtgccttattttaaaatgcaaaaaactgaaaatacacacGAAGTTATAGACTAATTCAAaacaatgtattaatattttgacAATCTCTGGCACTTAAAATGAGTCAGACGTCccaaaacatatattttgtaaCTTTATGATAATGCAGCATCACCATAAAAGAACCATATGAAATACccccaaaataaagaaacaaagcaaagttGACGTTAATTCTGGGTCAAGATAATTTTCAGTTTCCACACGATGTTTTTGAACAGCAAACGTTATTCAAACTTGTAAATCCATTAATAAATGAAGCTCTGAATCTTTAAAAATCTCCATTCAGTCAGATAAATTCGTTTATTTCTATGCTGTTGCTGTTTTAAACTTTGTATACTGGAAAATTTCTAAGGGAAAAGCTATGGGTTCAATTACCTTACACCCGTCCCCCAAAAACACCACATGCAAAACCTCCTCCtcagcttttctttataaagaactAAAAAAGTAGTTCAACTACCTTTTTTTCAATTATCCTTGCTCTGAACTCTCCACTACACACTTACCTCGGACCAAAACCGGCCCTGGACAAGCTACGTCTCTAGGAGACTCACAAGTTGCGTTTCGCGGTCAGGCCCGGGAGCAGTAAGGACCCCCCAGTTTTCAGACTTCTCCTAGCATTTCGCACATTTGAACGCTCAGTTCAAGTGTGAAGAAGTGGGGGCCCGAACGCTGGGCCCGAAAGGGCAAAGCCAGGGCCTACACCGCAGCATGGTCACCGAGGCGGCTCGCGCCGTGGGGAGGCATGAGGCACAGAGACCGAACGCCTGGGGCCGGGGCATCCGTGTAAACCGAAGAGGCGCTCAGACTCGGAGCGCAAGGCCCGGGACCCCCTTCGctgcctgctttgacctccctTCCCCCATGCTGGAGAAGCAGGGCCCGGGCCCGGTGCGGGAACGGGGAGGAGGTAAACCAGTCCTGTCACTGCACTGAGAGAGGCTGGAAACGGCACATGCTCTACGGGGAGAGGCCGCGGCCGGTCCAGACCGGACCCTGAAAACTAGACACATCTCCACCCCCAGAGTTCCATTCCCTGCGCCTCACCAGGTCGTAGTCCTCCTCATCATCGCACATGAAATCATCCTCCATGTCAGACATCTTGGccgggagggggaggagaaattGGAGACAACCTCCTCCCACAATCCTCCGCGGCTCAGAGGCGTCAGTCTCAGCTTCTTTCCGCCTTCCCGTCCCTCTTAGAGGAGCTGTTTCCTGCCGGAACTAATTATCTCGACCTCTAGATGATTCGCTACGACTCCAAAAGAGACTGCACCGCCCCCCTTTTCCTCCGAAGCGGTGGGTGCCTTAGCAACTAAACCTAGCAACTGGGACATCGTCAGGTGCTGCGGGTCTCAGCCAAAGGGCGTCAGAAACTGCGCTCGTAGCGAGCAGTTTCCAGCCTCCTGGGTAAGGGAGCAGTCTCCTCCCTTGCTTCGGACTCCGGAAGCGTCTCATTCCGGTGAAAGTAAGAGACAGCTTAGGATCAGAAGCCTTTCGCGGAGAAAAGGCTGACATGCCCGTCCTATATGACAGGTATTATTTCTGCTATCATTGTACGTGTGCATTTAGCCCACACATTGCGGTGGGTGTTCCTAAGATACTTGGAGTACTTTTCAGCAACACAGTTTACACTTAATGCTTGTTATATTTGTAGCTGACAAAACAATTCTATGGATATCCCAAATTAGGTATGCAGCTATCAGTTGAGTTGCCTTAAATCTTACTTAGTTGTTCAACGAATTATAAACTTACCTTTACAACCCTTGGGACCAAATTAAGGTAACAACgactggttttttaaaaaaatacgttACTGTGAAACCGAGGGCACCATGTTATGAGGAGATGGGGGCTGCGGTGACTCGCGGTATAGGAATTTCAAGAGAACCGATCGAACGGGAAGTCGGCAACAAGAAGCTCTCTCCCGCTCCCAGGCACCCCTCTACCTACAGCCTCATGTCAGAGCGGATTAGAGTCTATCAAGAAATGAAGGGAGAGATTGCTCGTAAACATGACAAGCTGCTGtcatttctaaaatatgtgtatgttGATTCCAAAGATCCTGTGTCTTCCGTGCAGGTGGAAACTACTGAAACACGTCAGGAGCCAAAGGAATTCAGATTGCCGAAAGGCCATCACTTTGATATGATAAAtattaagagcattcccaaaggCAAAATTTCCATTGTAGAAACATTGACACTTTTCATAAACTTTATCCAGAAACATGAACTGCTGAGAAAAGAGTGCAAGAATATAATTTAGAACAGAAAGATGTGAATTcccttcttaaatattttgttacttttgaAGTCAAAATCTTCCCTCCTGAAGACAAGAAagcaataaaatcaaaatgaagaaaatcacaaaaatttcCTATGTGTACTCCTCATCCCTCATCctgtatattttctcatttttgcatATTAAATTATGTTAATTACCAAGTGTTTCATGCTCTCATTGTGAGAGCATactcttaatatttattgagctccctGAATTTTCAAGATTGCCATGGAccgtattttgttttcttttaatttagttTAGGCATATTTCATATGTACATGTTACCATGACTATCAACACATCTGTacctttattttaagtaaaagagttaatttgttattttagacACATCACACCAACTTTTAAATTGGTCATAAGACCCCTTGGGAAGTGTCCTGAATCCCTCATTTAAGTTTTCCTTTCCAAGTTAGGTGTTTAGTTCATTCTTCATATGTGATAGTGAAAGTAAAAGCTTTCCTGACTCTTAAGACTGACATTTTCTTGTTAGGGAAAGAGACTCAATCGTAAGGTAGACTAACAATATTTCCCAAATAAAGGCACATAGGAGAAAATAACGAATCAATAGAATCTAATTAAAATTACTACCCCAGGGAATAAGAAGTAttgaggatttattttattttgaattggtTTTAAGTATGGAATAATTGCCTTTACAGTTATAAAAAGTAATTAGTGGTGTTTACAAAATGTTGGGAATTTCTGCTTTGATAAATAGGTAAGTCCCATGGCCTTCAGAGAGGGAGGCAATAGTGGAAACTTTCGAAAAAGTAATTTCTCTGGATTTAACATGGAactagaaaaatttaaagaataattaaataaaaaaaaccatGGTAAATGAAATTTGGGGATTTTATACATAGTTTCAGATGTTAATACTagttgagagaagagagaaaaaatagcaAGTAGAAGCAGAGAACAGGATCATTGGAAGGGACCTGAGAAATTGCTGCTTCATCCATTTTAGCAAACTTATTAGTACAGCATGTACCAGTACTAGGATCTTGAGTAAGAGTGTTTGAGTTTAGCTCTGCCTGATATATTACTACTTGTGGGATCTTTGGGAGACTATATCCTTTTTGAGATTgaatttcttctataaaatgagcaTAATGCTGCCTTGCTTAAATTTAAGGGTTATCatgaagataaatgaaatagtAAAGGAATACAAAAGACCAaggaaatatgattttttttttttgtagtggagAAACAAACTTCCCCAAACTGGGGAAGGATATATGACCTAAGGTTTCTGTAGTTTATGACCTAACCAGGCCCAGAACTTAGTTTTTCAAATCCTAGTAGTGTGTTTTTTCTGATGTGCCAAAAAGCAGCATACCTCAGAGAAGGGAGTAAGTGTGAATTGTGGGTACATTGGGGTTATCAGTTTGCTTCTGAGGGAAGATAGGCATCACTACTTCCCAGAGATGCCCCTGGAAATGATATA
This region includes:
- the LOC126958709 gene encoding LOW QUALITY PROTEIN: NADH dehydrogenase [ubiquinone] 1 alpha subcomplex assembly factor 4-like (The sequence of the model RefSeq protein was modified relative to this genomic sequence to represent the inferred CDS: inserted 1 base in 1 codon; substituted 1 base at 1 genomic stop codon), whose translation is MGAAVTRGIGISREPIEREVGNKKLSPAPRHPSTYSLMSERIRVYQEMKGEIARKHDKLLSFLKYVYVDSKDPVSSVQVETTETRQEPKEFRLPKGHHFDMINIKSIPKGKISIVETLTLXHKLYPETXTAEKRVQEYNLEQKDVNSLLKYFVTFEVKIFPPEDKKAIKSK